A genomic region of Aspergillus oryzae RIB40 DNA, chromosome 1 contains the following coding sequences:
- a CDS encoding NADH kinase POS5 (predicted sugar kinase), translating into MQATILRTQSFRSRISIHKYTPWRRPFSSSLCRREIRNIETLPQRLLPKYEESWEGDLLSLQWPAPPRNVFVVKKDCVPTVTESLIEFAKYGSRLDTLESTTDGFLSSHVTSTYPSIALILEPKTAEEVHSKFSFPIYSAPLSRLASALHSKADLTVTLGGDGTILHASSLFATCYNVPPVLSFSMGTLGFLSEWKFEEYKRAFREVYMSGAGVGDRAPMLEASRCTVTDYQADSEAGPTGWSSVRGKSMGSSRGARILMRNRLKVGLFTTDGRPVHQDRSSTSIQSTLSSQGVYVLNEVLLHRGKEPHLAVVDVYVGGRFLTEAVADGIIISTPTGSTAYSLSSGGSIVHPLVPSVLLTPICARSLSFRPLVLPSSTPITLKLSEKNRGRELEMSIDGVNMGQGMAVGMEVRVWNEEMRHGKNEWQGGVPCVMRRIMGGEAHDGWVGGLNGLLKFNYPFGEEP; encoded by the exons ATGCAAGCGACTATTCTTCGGACGCAATCATTTCGGTCTAGGATTAGCATACACAAGTACACACCATGGAGGCGACccttttcatcttctctttgcCGCAGGGAAATCAGAAATATAGAGACGTTACCTCAACGTCTACTACCTAAATACGAAG aATCTTGGGAGGGcgatctcctctctcttcaatGGCCAGCACCCCCTCGAAATGTCTTTGTTGTGAAAAAGGACTGCGTGCCAACAGTAACGGAATCACTAATTGAATTTGCGAAGTACGGGAGCCGTCTTGATACCTTAGAGAGCACAACTGACGGCTTTTTGTCTAGTCATGTAACATCTACGTATCCATCTATCGCCCTGATCCTAGAGCCGAAGACTGCCGAAGAAGTACATTcaaaattttcttttcctatctACTCAGCTCCATTGAGCAGGCTAGCCTCCGCGCTACATAGTAAGGCGGACCTTACGGTTACTCTTGGCGGGGATGGAACTATTTTGCATGCTTCTTCCTTATTCGCTACATGTTACAATGTACCCCCGGTGCTTTCATTCAGCATGGGTACACTGGGTTTTTTAAGCGAATGGAAGTTCGAGGAGTACAAACGCGCATTTCGTGAGGTATACATGTCCGGTGCGGGAGTAGGGGATCGAGCTCCTATGTTAGAGGCATCGAGGTGTACTGTGACGGATTATCAAGCAGATTCTGAGGCAGGCCCTACAGGATGGTCGTCGGTTCGTGGGAAATCAATGGGCTCGAGCCGTGGAGCTCGTATTTTGATGCGAAACCGCTTAAAGGTGGGGCTTTTCACCACTGACGGGAGACCTGTTCACCAAGACCGAAGTTCAACTTCTATACAGAGTACGCTGAGCAGCCAGGGAGTATATGTATTGAACGAAGTGCTCCTCCATCGTGGCAAGGAGCCGCATCTTGCGGTAGTGGATGTTTATGTCGGAGGACGATTCCTTACTGAGGCAGTGGCGGATGGGATCATCATCTCGACGCCCACGGGCAGTACCGCATACAGCTTGAGTAGTGGTGGCAGTATTGTGCATCCCTTGGTGCCTTCGGTTCTACTAACCCCGATCTGTGCCCGGAGTCTAAGTTTCCGGCCTTTGGTTCTACCATCCAGCACACCGATTACGCTGAAACTGAGTGAAAAGAATCGGGGCCGTGAATTAGAGATGAGTATTGACGGGGTTAACATGGGTCAGGGAATGGCAGTTGGCATGGAGGTCCGAGTATGGAATGAGGAGATGCGACATGGCAAAAATGAATGGCAAGGAGGAGTGCCGTGTGTGATGAGAAGAATTATGGGCGGTGAAGCGCATGACGGATGGGTTGGCGGTTTGAATGGGCTGCTCAAATTTAACTACCCCTTCGGTGAAGAACCATGA
- a CDS encoding serine/threonine protein kinase CLA4 (p21-activated serine/threonine protein kinase): MYSPDQFMNPGPAPRPPAERPKLNLPANSSNTVASFSQMSLDSPGTPGSANLSLFPNTSTPSLTQTKTNQSGQGGVAVIKEGYVRCKEDKFLATWNQRYLILREFRLDFLKNETGRVVLSIPLQTVTAVSRSEDTRMAFEVIRLANPKDATSKAALITRDVPTKSITCEVKSDDEIYDWIDKIYERCPGMGGVSNPTNFSHRVHVGFDPRTGAFVGLPPEWEKLLTASAITKEDYKKNPQAVIEVLEFYSDIKMREQNPQYYAGLASPQSSQQPKPYNSNTVGSSIAPPRPPPPAPSQRLDSGHSNRSAGSSPSPVHSKSDPDRALEQQQQLERMKEMADQERRRMEEGARRTRQREEEQNRLDQEAYNASLPKTRVPLAKQELGGYGADSSMNERYKPSRPAPQAPSSARQDSARQLTAQRPAPAPPSSNQGQRPGEYGSANGPGIARTPGSDQSSPNSRYPAHDPRAQSSAARSQNNGTKQQAQGPPPSKLPAPVQPVKPLNIANKQATNKNVPDGVRQAEAALTKKAEPRQREVRMSAMSENEVMDRLRSVVSKDNPNESYSKQRKIGQGASGSVYVARVKEHAVSPVARELYRQYGPRTQVAIKQMDLRSQPRKELIVNEIIVMKDSQHANIVNFLDSFLQEQSNELWVVMEFMEGGALTDVIDNNPVIQEDQIATICSETCKGLAHLHSQNIIHRDIKSDNVLLDRAGHVKITDFGFCAKLTESKSKRATMVGTPYWMAPEVVKQKEYGPKVDCWSLGIMAIEMIESEPPYLNEEPLKALYLIATNGTPRLKKPEKLSKELKSFLSQCLCVDVRSRATAEELLAHEFLKSGCSLPSLAELLRWKKNNGQ, encoded by the exons ATGTACTCTCCCGACCAATTCATGAATCCTGGGCCGGCACCGCGCCCACCAGCCGAGCGTCCGAAGCTTAACCTGCCTGCCAACTCCTCGAATACGGTCGCCTCCTTCAGCCAAATGAGCCTAGACTCCCCTGGTACGCCAGGGTCTGCCAACTTGTCATTATTCCCGAATACTAGCACCCCGTCTCTCACACAAACAAAGACCAACCAGTCGGGACAGGGAGGGGTAGCCGTCATCAAGGAAGGGTATGTTCGttgcaaggaagacaaatTTCTGGCTACCTGGAACCAGCGATATTTGATACTTCGAGAGTTTCGATTAGacttcttgaagaatgaGACGGGTAGGGTAGTCTTGTCGATCCCGCTTCAAACGGTCACCGCTGTCTCCCGTTCGGAAGACACTCGGATGGCCTTCGAAGTTATTCGTCTGGCCAATCCGAAAGATGCCACCTCTAAGGCTGCCCTGATCACACGCGACGTGCCAACCAAGAGCATTACCTGTGAGGTCAAGAGTGATGACGAGATCTATGACTGGATTGACAAGATATACGAGCGCTGCCCGGGAATGGGAGGTGTAAGCAATCCCACCAATTTTAGTCACCGCGTTCACGTCGGTTTCGACCCTCGAACAGGCGCCTTTGTGGGATTACCGCCTGAGTGGGAGAAGCTGCTGACTGCGTCGGCTATTACCAAAGAAGACTATAAGAAGAACCCCCAAGCCGTTATCGAAGTTCTCGAGTTTTACTCCGATATAAAGATGCGCGAACAAAACCCACAGTATTATGCCGGATTAGCTTCTCCCCAGTCAAGCCAGCAACCAAAACCTTACAACAGCAATACGGTTGGCAGTTCTATTGCTCCTCCAAGaccgccaccaccagccCCATCCCAACGCCTAGACAGCGGTCACTCCAATCGCTCCGCTGGTTCATCACCCTCGCCGGTGCACAGCAAATCAGACCCAGATCGTGCTTTggaacagcagcaacagctggagagaatgaaggagATGGCGGACCAGGAGCGTCGACGCATGGAGGAAGGGGCTCGCCGTACTCGTCAAcgcgaagaagagcagaacaGGCTCGATCAAGAAGCGTACAACGCCTCACTTCCAAAAACTCGCGTCCCTCTGGCTAAACAGGAGCTTGGCGGCTATGGCGCTGATTCGTCAATGAACGAGCGCTACAAACCAAGCCGTCCCGCCCCGCAGGCTCCTAGCTCGGCTCGACAAGACTCTGCACGCCAGCTCACGGCTCAGCGCCCAGCGCCAGCCCCTCCGAGCTCCAATCAGGGCCAACGGCCAGGGGAGTACGGCTCAGCCAATGGCCCCGGAATTGCACGCACTCCAGGGTCAGACCAATCTTCTCCCAACTCGCGTTACCCTGCACATGATCCACGAGCACAGTCCTCTGCGGCGCGCTCTCAGAACAATGGTACCAAACAGCAGGCTCAGGGCCCACCACCCAGCAAACTTCCTGCTCCCGTGCAGCCAGTGAAGCCACTGAATATTGCAAACAAACAAGCAACTAATAAGAACGTTCCCGATGGTGTCCGTCAAGCGGAAGCTGCCCTGACTAAGAAAGCCGAGCCCCGGCAGAGGGAAGTTCGCATGTCAGCAATGTCGGAGAACGAAGTCATGGATCGACTTAGATCCGTCGTCTCTAAAGACAATCCCAACGAATCTTACAGTAAGCAACGCAAGATTGGACAAGGTGCATCTGGATCTGTGTATGTCGCCCGTGTTAAAGAACATGCTGTTTCTCCGGTTGCCCGCGAACTGTACCGCCAATATGGACCTCGAACTCAGGTTGCAATCAAACAAATGGATCTGCGTAGTCAGCCACGAAAGGAGCTTATTGTCAACGAGATCATTGTGATGAAAGACAGCCAGCATGCCAATATTGTTAACTTTCTTGACTCATTCCTTCAAGAGCAAAGCAATGAGCTTTGGGTTGTTATGGAATTCATGGAGGGTGGTGCTCTCACAGATGTCATTGACAACAACCCTGTAATCCAGGAAGATCAGATTGCTACTATTTGCTCAGAG ACTTGCAAAGGACTGGCACACCTACATAGCCAAAATATTATCCACCGTGATATCAAGAGTGATAATGTCCTTCTTGACCGCGCTGGTCATGTAAAGATTA CCGACTTTGGATTCTGTGCTAAACTTACTGAGTCAAAGAGCAAGCGTGCAACGATGGTTGGGACACCATACTGGATGGCCCCAGAAGTTGTCAAACAGAAGGAATATGGACCTAAGGTCGACTGCTGGTCACTAGGAATTATGGCTATCGAGATGATTGAGTCAGAGCCCCCCTACCTGAACGAGGAACCGCTTAAAGCTCTCTATCTTATTGCCACCAATGGCACCCCCCGTCTAAAGAAGCCCGAAAAGTTGAGCAAGGAACTCAAATCCTTCCTCAGCCAGTGTCTGTGTGTCGACGTCCGCAGTCGCGCCACTGCGGAAGAACTGCTAGCTCACGAATTCCTCAAGTCTGGCTGTAGTCTCCCTAGTCTTGCGGAGTTGCTCcgttggaagaagaacaacggaCAGTGA
- a CDS encoding lysophospholipid acyltransferase family protein (lysophosphatidic acid acyltransferase LPAAT and related acyltransferases), translating to MTGDPSSEPHQQKESSTRQRIGSTDQTSRADDDMEPRLKHGIPMQVFRSLLLATWFNCCCVVILVTQVLGAPLYLISKDYYYAYMAYTKQSFGLVITALTQWGCPTFVRVSGDKSVQGQIHLTEDGRLKTEFPERLVLIANHQVYTDWIYLWWVAYTNIMHGRIFIILKESLKYIPIVGQGMTFYGFIFMARKWLSDKPRLQHRLEKLKTRHSGSKSESSEYDPMWLLIFPEGTNLSINTKRRSDEYGQKQGFPPLKHEVLPRSTGLFFCLQHMRGTVDWVYDCTVAYEGPPKGSYPDKYFTLRSTYLQGRPPTSVNMYWRRFAVSDIPLNDQKEFDAWLRARWTEKDQLLDEYFETGRFPSDLAGFVDNVDVSESLKAAAAAGYVEVFVRLGHWSEIGRIFMVLIGAALLCKVPKLLGF from the exons ATGACGGGTGACCCTAGCTCTGAGCCTCACCAGCAAAAAGAGAGCTCAACCCGGCAACGCATAGGGAGCACGGATCAAACTTCTCGGGCTGACGATGACATGGAACCACGGCTTAAACATGGGATCCCGATGCAGGTGTTTCGATCCCTCTTGCTTGCAACATGGTTCAACTGCTGTTGTGTTGTCATCCTAGTGACTCAGGTGCTAGGTGCTCCTCTCTATTTAATAAGCAAGGATTACTATTATGCATACATGGCATACACGAAGCAGTCCTTCGGGCTGGTCATCACAGCTCTCACACAATGGGGCTGTCCTACATTTGTTCGAGTTAGTGGTGATAAGAGTGTGCAAGGCCAGATTCATCTGACAGAAGACGGCCGGTTGAAAACTGAATTTCCGGAGCGCTTGGTTTTGATTGCTAACCACCAGGTTTATACCGATTGGATTTACTTGTGGTGGGTTGCGTATACGAACATTATGCATGGCCGCattttcatcatcctcaaagaGTCTCTCAAGTACATCCCGATTGTCGGTCAAGGTATGACATTCTACGGTTTTATTTTCATGGCTCGTAAATGGCTATCAGACAAACCCCGACTACAGCATCGcttggagaagttgaaaaCCCGGCATTCAGGCTCCAAGTCAGAATCGTCTGAATACGACCCCATGTGGCTGTTAATCTTTCCTGAAGGGACAAATTTATCAATTAACACTAAGAGGCGGAGTGATGAGTATGGGCAAAAGCAAGGGTTTCCACCTCTAAAGCACGAGGTTCTCCCGCGGTCGAccggcctttttttttgcctaCAACACATGAGGGGCACTGTTGATTGGGTGTACGATTGCACCGTAGCCTATGAAGGACCTCC aaaaggaagctaTCCCGATAAATACTTCACGCTCCGATCAACATATCTTCAGGGAAGGCCCCCAACATCCGTCAATATGTACTGGCGTCGGTTTGCTGTATCAGACATACCCTTAAATGACCAGAAGGAATTCGATGCCTGGCTCAGGGCCCGGTGGACGGAAAAGGATCAGCTGCTTGATGAATACTTCGAGACGGGAAGATTTCCATCTGATTTAGCAGGCTTTGTTGACAATGTGGACGTTTCCGAAAGTCTTAaagctgccgccgctgctgGATATGTGGAAGTATTTGTTAGACTGGGACATTGGAGTGAAATTGGGCGTATATTCATGGTATTAATAGGCGCTGCTCTTCTGTGCAAAGTACCAAAACTCTTGGGTTTTTGA